TACGGGCAGATAGACAGCCGGAATTTACGCAAATCGATATGGAATTATCTTTTGTTGATGTAGATGATGTCATCGGAATTAATGAAAGACTTCTGCAAAAACTTTTTAAAGAAACGATTGGTGTTGAAGTTAAACTTCCTATTCAGAGAATGACTTATAAAGAAGCCATGGAACGTTTCGGTTCAGATAAGCCGGATACTCGTTTTGGTATGGAATTAAGAGATGTTTCTGAAACCGTAAAAAATTGCAGCTTCTCTGTATTTACAGGGGCATTGGAAAAAGGTGGTTCCGTGCGCGGTATCAATGCAGTTGGTCAGGGAGAAATGCCTAGAAAGAAAATAGATGCACTGGTTGAATTTGCAAAAGGTTTCGGAGCAAAGGGGCTTGCTTATCTGGCAATAGGCAGTGACGGAAGTTTTAAATCCTCCTTTTCAAAGTTTATGACAGAAGAAGAATTAACTGCTTTAGTTACAGCTATGTCTGGAAAGCCGGGTGATTTATTATTATTTGCGGCAGACGAAGATGAGGTTGTATTTGATGTATTGGGTAATTTAAGACTTGAGATGGCAAGAAATCAGGATTTACTGAAGAAAGATGTCTATAACTTCTTATGGGTTACAGAATTCCCGCTTTTGGAGTACTCCAAAGAAGAAGGAAGATATACGGCAAAGCATCATCCATTTACCATGCCTATGGAAGAAGATTTAGAGCTATTAGATACAGATCCTTCTAAAGTTCGTGCAAAAGCTTATGACATTGTATTAAATGGTACAGAAATCGGTGGCGGCAGTGTGAGAATTTTTCAAAATCATATTCAGGAAAAAATGTTTGAGGTATTAGGCTTTACAAAAGAAGATGCCTATGACCGATTTGGCTTTTTGTTAAATGCCTTTAAATATGGAGTACCACCACATGCTGGTTTAGCTTACGGATTGGATCGTCTAATTATGCTTATGGCAAAAGAAGACAGCATCCGTGACGTCATTGCTTTTCCGAAGGTAAAAGACGCTTCCTGTTTAATGACAGATGCGCCTAATCTGGTAGAGGACAAACAACTAGTAGAACTGGGGATAGAAGTTACTAATCAGGAAGAATAAGCTTTTCAGTACCTATTAAATCATACGCAAAATCATTATGTGTTGATATGTTTCGAATAGGTTATAGGTAGTAGTAAGCATTAAAAAAATAAAATAAATAAGAGGCATAGTTATGTATATCATAATTATGCCTCTTATTTGCATTAGAATTTGATTCATAAATTATAAATGTAAATTACGTATATGTTTTTTAAGATGTTAATGCATTGATAATCAAAGCAGGCTTATTATAGCAGGTACAATTTTATTTATGCATTGAAATCACTGTCATTCCAGGTAGAACTATCTTCTGTTTGCTGTGAAGCATTTTGCTGGTAAGCTAACCTTAAGAAACCTTCAAAATCTTTTTTTAAGGTAGCTTTTAAGTTTTCACTATATCCCATTACTATGTGGGAGTGCTGGCGCGCGTACGTTTCTAATATTAGCTCAATACTGTCAGTTTTTTTCATGGCTAAAGTTATTTTGTTTTTGTTTCTATTATATAAGATAACCGACTTGGTTGTCCCTACTTTAATGCCATTACGTCTGTGAGTTACTATCTCTTGATAAGCCCAGATAATATCTGAGTTATTAATAATCATTGGTTTTAATCCGTCAAAATAATAGGTCCATGTTTCGCCAATTCTTGTGGATTCTACCTTGACTGCATTCTCAAAATCAGCTTCTATTCTCTCCTGACTGGTACTAGACTCATTGTTGGAGATGTATTTGCGAATTGAATTAAGGTACGCACCGGTGATTATCTTGATTAAAACAATTATAATATATAGAAAAAGTACTACAGTTAAAGCCATTATAAGATAGAGAGGGATGGTATCATTAGAACCAATCATATCCTTTTTCAGTACATAAGGATATATAAGTTTATCAATTTCTTCCTCAGAAAAATCATAAAAATAATCGGAAGCAGCAATCGTCTCTTCAAAATATTGTACCATTTCCGGGTCCATTTCCTGAAAAGTGCCCGTAATTTTCATTGAAACGGTTAACTCGTCAATATTTCCGTATAAATAATCATATGTATCATAATAAATTCGATCCGCAATATCAAAATCCTCAGGTTTTATCTCAATTGCGGCGTATTCCTCTTCTCCTACAGGAATGATATAATACTGTTCGGTACTGTTTTTAGTGCCATCGCTGTCGTAGGTATAGTACTCTGCAAAGGGATCTATCATTGCAGTAATCTCACCAGTTACATAAGCGCCAGGGATGTCTTTAGCATTTATGGAATAAAGATCCTTAGGTCCTTGTATGCTTTTAACAAAATCACCAGTAAAAAATATTAGTACCATTATTAACGCGGCTGCAACTAAGCCTATGCGGACTATAGCGCGTTTATTAGATAGTTTCTTTAGTTCATTTAACATTTCTAATCCCTCCCAAGGTTAAGC
The nucleotide sequence above comes from Anaerocolumna cellulosilytica. Encoded proteins:
- the aspS gene encoding aspartate--tRNA ligase, yielding MAESMKGLHRSHRCTEVSTANIGETVIVMGWVQKSRNKGGIIFVDLRDRSGLLQVIFEENDIGVDGFLKAEKLRSEFVVAITGKVEARSGAVNENLATGAIEIRATELRILSEAETPPFPIEEESRTKEELRLKYRYLDLRRPDLQKNLIMRSKVANLTRLFLAEEGFLEIETPMLTKSTPEGARDYLVPSRVHPGNFYALPQSPQLFKQLLMCSGYDRYFQIVKCFRDEDLRADRQPEFTQIDMELSFVDVDDVIGINERLLQKLFKETIGVEVKLPIQRMTYKEAMERFGSDKPDTRFGMELRDVSETVKNCSFSVFTGALEKGGSVRGINAVGQGEMPRKKIDALVEFAKGFGAKGLAYLAIGSDGSFKSSFSKFMTEEELTALVTAMSGKPGDLLLFAADEDEVVFDVLGNLRLEMARNQDLLKKDVYNFLWVTEFPLLEYSKEEGRYTAKHHPFTMPMEEDLELLDTDPSKVRAKAYDIVLNGTEIGGGSVRIFQNHIQEKMFEVLGFTKEDAYDRFGFLLNAFKYGVPPHAGLAYGLDRLIMLMAKEDSIRDVIAFPKVKDASCLMTDAPNLVEDKQLVELGIEVTNQEE
- a CDS encoding DUF6709 family protein, whose amino-acid sequence is MLNELKKLSNKRAIVRIGLVAAALIMVLIFFTGDFVKSIQGPKDLYSINAKDIPGAYVTGEITAMIDPFAEYYTYDSDGTKNSTEQYYIIPVGEEEYAAIEIKPEDFDIADRIYYDTYDYLYGNIDELTVSMKITGTFQEMDPEMVQYFEETIAASDYFYDFSEEEIDKLIYPYVLKKDMIGSNDTIPLYLIMALTVVLFLYIIIVLIKIITGAYLNSIRKYISNNESSTSQERIEADFENAVKVESTRIGETWTYYFDGLKPMIINNSDIIWAYQEIVTHRRNGIKVGTTKSVILYNRNKNKITLAMKKTDSIELILETYARQHSHIVMGYSENLKATLKKDFEGFLRLAYQQNASQQTEDSSTWNDSDFNA